AATAAAGGTATCAATATCTTGGCGTCGAGTATAAATCCCCACCGACGCGCGGCAACAACCTGTGATATTCAAGCTGTTCATCAGCGGTTGGGCGCAATGGTGCCCACAACGTATCGCGATGCCCTGTTGGTCCAGCAATATGCCAACATCTTGATGATGCTCGCCCTTTAGATTAAACGCCACGGCGCCAGTATTATCGGGGTGGGCAGCATATAGGGTAATTTGTGGTACGCTTTGCAGCTGTTGTTGCAGATAGTTAAAAACCTCCTGTTCCTGCAACTTGGCCGTGGCGGGCAGGGCCATGATAAAGTCGATTGCCGCGCCGAGCCCGATAACTTCGGCAATCGGCGGTGTACCGGCTTCAAGCCGATTGGGTAACGCGCCATAAGTGGAGCCACTGAAGCTAACTGTTTCAATCATTTCGCCGCCTGTCATCAGGGGCTGTAATTTATCCAAATAAGCGTAATGTCCCCAAAGCACCCCAACACCGGTCGGGCCATACATTTTATGACCAGAAAAGGCATAAAAATCACAACCTAGCGCCTGTACATCCACTGAGAGATGGGCAATAGCCTGTGCGCCGTCCACCGCAAGCAACGCGTTATGTTGATGGACTAACGCTGCCAAGACGGCAATATCATTAACTGTACCGAGCACGTTGGATACATGACTGATAGCAACCAATTTTACCGGGTGGTTGACCAGTAGATGTGTAAGCTCTGTGTAATCTAATCTGCCTTGGGGTGTCAATCCAATCGGCATTACCTTTGCGCCAGTGCGTTTGGCCAGTTCCTGCCAAGGGACAATATTAGCGTGGTGGGCTGCGCTATCGACCAAAATCACATCGTTATTAGCCAGCATGCCACTTAGCCCCTGGGCAAGCAGATTTAGGCTATGCGTGGTACCTGAGGTATAGATAATTTCTTCTGCGCGCGGTGCATTAATAAAGTTCGCGATCTTATGGCGCACCGCTTCATAAGCAGTTGTTGCTCTGGCCGACAGTTGATGAGCTCCTCGGTGTACGTTGGCATTATTGCTACGGTAATAATGATCCATGGCCTGCAAAACGGACTCTGGCTTCTGGCTGGTAGCTGCGGTATCCAGATAGCACAGCGGGTAGCCATTAAGGCTCTGTTGCAGGGTCGGGAAAAGGGAAGTTAGTGGGGCATTTATCACTGTCGGCGGTACCGGTTAATATCAAAGCGCAGCGATCTTGTGGGATTTACGGACACATTGCAAGTCCAGTCCGGTTTGAGTGTCATGGTTGCCGTGGCCGCAGGAGATACTGGTCTCTCTTTACCATGGCAATATAACTATTTCTGCGCGGTGGGTAGCAGATGAGATTTGAGATATGTGCGAACAGATTATGGTGTTAGCGTCAATAACATTGGTAGTTCGCAGGCATCATGGCCTGTATGACCCAGGGGAGCGGGTAAATGTTGAAACCCTAATGATAAATAGAGTTTCAGCGCGCCTTTTAGGGGCGCGGTGGTTTCCAGATAACAGTAGCGGTATCCCCGCTGGCGGGCAAAAGTCAGGGCATGCTGAACGAGTAATTTCCCTATTGCTTTGCCGCGTAGCGTGGGCAAAAAATACATTTTCTGTAACTCACAGTAGCCTGACTTGGTATCAACCCCAGCTAAGGGCGCGATTCCCGCGCCACCCAGAATATGTCCATTGAGACAAATAACCCAGTAACAGGCATCAGGTGATGGGTAACAGGCATTGAGGTTATCTAAATTGGGGTCTGCCACACCATAGCCTTTGGCTGCACTGAGGCCAAATTCACTCGATACCGTGCGGATCACTTCCGCCATCGCCGCATTATCATTTGCTGTCAGGCACCGTAACAGATATCCCCCCGGCAATATTATCGGTTTGACTGGATTGACTGGGTTAGCGTCCATTTGTCTCTCCTGTTGGGGCTGTGTGGATGATGGGTCAGCGCTGCGGCGGTGAGGGTAATTCTCCCCGGTATAATCCCGGATGTAGCAGTGGTGCCATGGCCAATAAAATAGCTTGGGTATAAATGCTGGCCCGGCTCGCCTCCCCCCGGGTTAGCAGACCAATGGCACCACCGGCCTGTTTAATATTATGGGTGTGAAATAGTCTATCCATCACAGCTCCTAATTCCTCACCATTGAGCAAATCGTCAAATACTTGCTGTGGCAGGGGCAGGTTAGCACTGCGGCCGACACTACGTCGACCATCGGCATCGGCCAAAGCTATATAGGCAAAAGTCGCCGGCCCATCGGCAAAATTATCAACGCCGCCTTCCATCGTCAGATAATAATCTGCTGCTTGCTGTGCACAGCAATAATCCAGTCGGTTAAGGGCCCCCTGACGGGTTTTCTCTTCCGTGAGTGGTTGAGCAGGGACGCCAGAAGGAGCATTGATACCATGACAGATCAAAATAGCGTGGGGAAAATATTGTGCCATGGCATCTCTTGCAGCCTGAATTTTTACCGGGTTTTGTGATCCGACCAGTAGGTTGATTGTGTTGTTCATATTGGATTCTTTCTTTTTGATAGTGGACGGGTAGGTAAAAGGTTGTTCTAATGTTTTTGTAGTGTAATGGATGCGTTTTTTTTTAGTAAAGTTAATAACTTTAATCAATACACTGCATTTTGCATCAACAGCTTTGCTGTTGCGTTCGGGTAACCGACATGACGTTATTCCGATTGCTCCCCAGATTTGGCGTATGGCGGACTGGCAGATAGGGGTTAAAGCCTATTTATCTCAATACTCGCTATCCCACGACGGGTATGCAATTACGGGCAGTCGGAATAGTGACGTTACACCAATAAAGAGATAATAAAAAATGGAATTCAACAAACTCAAGTTGGCAATGGGGATTGCCATAACCTCTATGCTTGCTGCCTGTGGCAGTGATTCAGACTCTACGCCCCCCACGCCAGTCAACCAATTAACCACATTTGCCCCGGATGGACTGTTACAGGCTGATATCCGACGTACCACCTATGGCGTCCCTCATATTAAAGCGAACAACTTAGAAAGCCTGGCATTTGGTAGCAGCTATGCACAGGCACAAGATAATCTTTGTATTTTGGCCGATGGCTTTGTTAAAGCTAACTCCCAACGCTCCCAGTATTTTGGTCCCCATACATTGGATTTCACCACGGGACTACCTGCTCAAGCTGATAATGCTAATATCATCTCTGATTTTGCTTATAAGGCCCTGAAAATCAGGGAACTTGCAGAGCAGAAATTACCATTAATGAGTGAAAATTCCCGGGCAATGATCTCAGGGTTTGTTCACGGTTATAATCAATATCTGGCGGATA
This region of Shewanella sp. NFH-SH190041 genomic DNA includes:
- a CDS encoding GNAT family N-acetyltransferase, translated to MDANPVNPVKPIILPGGYLLRCLTANDNAAMAEVIRTVSSEFGLSAAKGYGVADPNLDNLNACYPSPDACYWVICLNGHILGGAGIAPLAGVDTKSGYCELQKMYFLPTLRGKAIGKLLVQHALTFARQRGYRYCYLETTAPLKGALKLYLSLGFQHLPAPLGHTGHDACELPMLLTLTP
- the yjjX gene encoding inosine/xanthosine triphosphatase — protein: MNNTINLLVGSQNPVKIQAARDAMAQYFPHAILICHGINAPSGVPAQPLTEEKTRQGALNRLDYCCAQQAADYYLTMEGGVDNFADGPATFAYIALADADGRRSVGRSANLPLPQQVFDDLLNGEELGAVMDRLFHTHNIKQAGGAIGLLTRGEASRASIYTQAILLAMAPLLHPGLYRGELPSPPQR
- a CDS encoding aminotransferase class V-fold PLP-dependent enzyme; this encodes MINAPLTSLFPTLQQSLNGYPLCYLDTAATSQKPESVLQAMDHYYRSNNANVHRGAHQLSARATTAYEAVRHKIANFINAPRAEEIIYTSGTTHSLNLLAQGLSGMLANNDVILVDSAAHHANIVPWQELAKRTGAKVMPIGLTPQGRLDYTELTHLLVNHPVKLVAISHVSNVLGTVNDIAVLAALVHQHNALLAVDGAQAIAHLSVDVQALGCDFYAFSGHKMYGPTGVGVLWGHYAYLDKLQPLMTGGEMIETVSFSGSTYGALPNRLEAGTPPIAEVIGLGAAIDFIMALPATAKLQEQEVFNYLQQQLQSVPQITLYAAHPDNTGAVAFNLKGEHHQDVGILLDQQGIAIRCGHHCAQPLMNSLNITGCCRASVGIYTRRQDIDTFITALKGVIDLLS